In Felis catus isolate Fca126 chromosome E1, F.catus_Fca126_mat1.0, whole genome shotgun sequence, the following proteins share a genomic window:
- the SP6 gene encoding transcription factor Sp6 → MLTAVCGSLGSQHTDAPHASPPRLDLQPLQTYQGHTSPEAGDYPSPLQPGELQSLPLGPEVDFSQGYELPGASSRVTCEDLESDSPLAPGPFSKLLQPDMSHHYESWFRPTHPGTEDGSWWDLHPGTSWMDLPHTQGALTSPGHPGALQAGLGGYVGDHQLCAPPPHPHPHHLLPAAGGQHLLGPPDGAKALEAAAPESQGLDSSLDGAARPKGSRRSVPRSSGQTVCRCPNCLEAERLGAPCGPDGGKKKHLHNCHIPGCGKAYAKTSHLKAHLRWHSGDRPFVCNWLFCGKRFTRSDELQRHLQTHTGTKKFPCAVCSRVFMRSDHLAKHMKTHEGAKEEAAGAAAGEGKASGAVEPAGGKGKREAEGGAAPSN, encoded by the coding sequence ATGCTAACCGCTGTCTGCGGCTCTCTGGGCAGCCAGCACACGGACGCGCCTCACGCCTCCCCGCCGCGCCTCGACCTGCAGCCTCTCCAGACATACCAGGGCCACACGAGCCCGGAGGCCGGGGACTACCCCTCCCCGCTGCAGCCTGGAGAGCTGCAGAGCCTCCCGCTGGGCCCTGAGGTGGACTTCTCACAGGGCTATGAGCTGCCGGGGGCCTCCTCTCGGGTAACCTGCGAGGACCTGGAAAGCGACAGTCCCTTGGCCCCGGGACCCTTTTCCAAGCTCCTGCAGCCGGACATGTCCCACCATTACGAATCGTGGTTCCGGCCAACTCACCCAGGCACTGAGGATGGCTCCTGGTGGGACCTTCATCCGGGCACCAGCTGGATGGACCTCCCCCACACTCAGGGCGCGCTCACCTCGCCTGGCCACCCCGGGGCGCTTCAGGCTGGCTTGGGGGGCTACGTCGGAGACCACCAGCTTTGCGCACCGCCTCCCCACCCGCACCCGCACCACCTCCTCCCAGCCGCCGGAGGGCAGCACCTCCTGGGGCCTCCCGACGGGGCCAAGGCCTTGGAAGCGGCCGCCCCGGAGTCCCAGGGGCTGGATTCCAGTCTGGACGGAGCAGCCCGGCCCAAAGGCTCCCGGCGGTCAGTGCCCCGCAGCTCAGGCCAGACCGTGTGCCGCTGCCCCAATTGCCTGGAGGCGGAGCGACTGGGGGCTCCGTGCGGGCCCGACGGGGGCAAGAAGAAGCATTTGCACAATTGCCACATCCCGGGCTGCGGGAAAGCCTACGCCAAGACGTCGCACCTGAAGGCGCACCTGCGCTGGCACAGCGGCGACCGTCCCTTCGTGTGCAACTGGCTCTTCTGCGGCAAGCGCTTCACGCGCTCCGACGAGCTGCAGCGCCACCTCCAGACCCACACGGGCACCAAGAAGTTCCCCTGTGCCGTCTGCAGCCGCGTCTTCATGCGCAGCGACCACCTGGCCAAACACATGAAAACCCACGAGGGCGCCAAGGAGGAGGCTGCCGGGGCGGCCGCGGGCGAGGGCAAGGCCAGCGGAGCGGTGGAGCCCGCCGGGGGCAAAGGCAAGCGGGAGGCCGAGGGCGGCGCGGCTCCCTCCAACTGA